The following is a genomic window from Microvirga ossetica.
GTTGCGGGCGGTGTTCCGGCTGGCGCTCCGGCAGACCGAGGGCCTGATCGGCTCAATCCTTCAGCTACTCGGTCTGGATTTGGCAGTCCCGGATCACTCGACCCTGAGCCGCCGCGCCGAGACCCTGGACGTCCCAAAGCCATGTCCAAGCTCCAGAGGATCTGTTCATCTGCTGGTCGACAGCACGGGCCTGCGGCTGTGTGGGCCCGGCGAGTGGCTGATCGAGAAGCATGGCACCCAAAGACGCCGGTCCTGGCGGAAATTGCACATCGGCGTTGACGCTGAGACTGGAGAGATTCTCGCATCAGACCTGACCAACTGCGATGTTGACGATGGCTCGCAGGTCGAGCCGTTGCTCAACCAGATCACCGGTCCACTCGCCTCCTTCATCGGCGATGGAGCGTACGATCAAGCGGATATTTACGGCGCTGTCGCCAAGCAGCATCCTGATGCTGATGTGATCGTTCCACCCCGATCAACGGCAGTGCTGAGTGAGACGGCGGAGAGCGCTCCGACCCAGCGCGACCGACATCTCCAATGTATCGCGGAGCATGGACGCATGGGCTGGCAAAAGAGGTCCGGGTACACGCGTCGGGCTCTGGTGGAGGCCGCCATCAGCAGGCTTAAACGAGTGATTGGGAACGGCTTACGCTCGCGGACAGAACGGCGTCGCAGGACAGAGGTCGCGATCGCAGTTTACGCCTTGAACCGCATGCTCGAGCTCGGACGCCCGAGATCCGTCCGCATCACTTGAATTCGGGCTCCGGATGCATTCAATGCGTGCACAATCCGATCCATGAAACAGAGCAGCATCGATGGTCCATCTCAGGTCTTCTTCTACCTTCCGTTATCGGCATTTGCGATGCGGGGCAGGCCATCCTGCCCGCGGCCGAGCACAACGACCAGACGCTTGACCTCGCCCTTCAGGTAAGCCTGAAGAAAGCGATCGTAATCCTTGAAGGACACGCAGCCGTTTGAATCCCCGTTTGGGCCAAGCATGTAGGTATGAGCCAGCAGGCCCACGCGGCCATGGATCGCCCGGCTCCCACCCACCGGGTTCATGCGCAGGGCACGTACGCCATGGAAGGGCTTCTCGCGTTCGGTGAGATCGTAGGTGCCGGGCGGCGTCGCCCCACGCATCGACACATGCACATGGCGCGGATCGTCGAGTTTATCCCCGAGCCCGGAATGCGCCTCCAGCCTCTCGCCATTCGGCATGATGACGGCTCTCGCGCTGATGTCATAAACGGCGGTCGCAGCGTTCTCTGTCAAATTCGGAGCTGGGTTGAGGGGGGCACTCGGCGCGATATTGCCAGTTGCGCTGTCGAGCGATGCATAGCCAAGCGCGGTCGCCGGTGGGGAGGCGGCCTGACCACCAAAAAGCTTCTCCAGGAACGAGCGGTCGTCTGGCAGCGTGCTCGCCACAGCGGCACTCGTCATAGGCACAGGGGCAGCCGCGCGCGAACTCCTTGGAACCTCGGGTTGCCGAGGTGCGGGAGCGCGCAATTCGGGAGGGCGGGGCACCGGCAGAGGAACCGCTTCCGGCACCGGTTCGATGGTATCCCCCGTCACCGCTAAAATTGCAGGCGGCTGATCCGGCTCAACGGGGATCTCGGGTGATGCATCCGCGGGCAGAGCGAGCTGCGGCTTGAGACTAGTCTCGTCTGGCACGGTAAACTGGCTGAATTTCGGTGCGAGCGGAGTGTTATGCACAAAGTCAAACGTCTCAAGGCTCATCGCCGGAGCGAAACTGACGAGCGGTCGGCTATCTGTTGATGCGAAGGCGCCTATGGCGGTCTCCTGCGCGGGCGCAGGAGCGTTAGCGAGACGGGCAGAAATGACCGGCCATGCATCCTCGGAGAAAGCCAAATCGGCCAAATACGCCGCGGAACTCAGGAGAGCTGCCACCAGGGCAGCCGTCAAAAAGAGATTACGCTGGGCACGGCGGCCCGAAGGACAAGGCATCAACAGCATCAATGATCTCGAGGCAACAACTCGGGCCGCGCATGAACAGCCTCGACCCATGCGGCAGGTCGGAGGGGAGTCCTTTAATTGATCGAGGACGCCATGCGCGAAGGGCACACCCCTTCGGATCAAGAGGCGGTATGGTCAAAGTATGGCAATGACGTCCTGCGGACGCATTTGCCGTGCCAGACTATCCAAAAGATCTGGGACCAAGCCAGACTTACGGCCAAGGCGAAATGCCGAGCTTCTGAACACGCACTGTAGTGCGCGCCCGGCCGCACCAGCCCTGAAAGATCAAACCCGCCTAGCAGCCTTAGGAGGCAACGTTGGCCGCAGTTTCCCATTTTATGGAGACACGCAATTGCCATGCATGGCTGCCACGCTGTCTCCGACACTCTGTTGGTGTGCCGCAACACGTCGCGAGCATCGTCTCGTATCGGCGGGTAGGCGCAGGAACAGTTTCATGGTTGAATAAACGCTTCGGTGCGTTCACTGGGTCGCCTGCCTCCTTGGGAGGTTTGCATGAAGCGTCGCGACTTTATCCGCTGCTTGGGTACTCTCGCCCTCACGTTGGGTTCTTCGGAACTAAGGGGGCAACAATCCTCCAGGGTGTTTCGGGTCGGCACGCTCAGTCCGGGCATACCGATGACCGAGAGCGTCTATGGTCCAGCGCTGGTCCGCGGCCTCGCCCAGCATGGCTACGTGCTCGGGCGCAATCTGATCATCGAGACCCGAGCGGCCGAGGGGCAGCTCGAGCGCATACCGGCGTTAATTCAGGGTCTCATTGCCAACAGGGCCGACGTGATGGTCGTGCAGGGCTATCCGCCCGCCCTCGCGGTCAAGCAGATCGGCACCCTTCCGACGGTTGTTCTCGGCGGAACGGGCGATCCCGTTGCCACGGACCTGATCGAGAGCCTCGCCCGGCCAGGAGGCAACATCACCGGCATATCGGATGTGTCCGTCCAGCTCTCGCCGAAACGATTGGAACTTCTGAAAGAGCTGACGCCGACGCTGAAGCAGGTAGCGATGCTGTGGAACGCCAATGACTTGGGCATGACGCTCCGGGTCCGGGAGTCCGAGCAGGCTGCAAAGGCGCTCAACCTCAGCGTACAGGCCTTCGGCGTGCGTGAGCCGGACGACTTCGCGGCAGCGTTTGCCGCTATGACCCATCAGAGGCCCGACGCCATCCTCATGGTCAGTGACTCGCTCACCCTTCTGAACCGGCGCCGGGTGTTCGAGTTCTCCGCCGCTCACCGGCTGCCGGCGATCTACGAGTTTGAGTCTCTTGTCCGCGACGGCGGGCTGATGTCTTACGGACCGGACCAAAGCGGGAGTGCTGAGCGTGGGGCAGCGTTGGTGGACCGCATTCTCCGGGGCGCAAGTCCGGCCGAGTTACCGTTTGAGAACCCGACCCGCTTCACCTTCGCGATCAATTTGAAGACGGCGACGAGCCTGGGGGTCACAGTGCCGCCCGCGCTGCTGGTGCAGGCTGACGTGCTAATTGAATAAGAAATCCATGGGTCGGCCCCGTCTGATGGAAACCTTATTCATCAGCTGTCTGGCGGATTTTATTTTGTTGCTGGACAGAATTATGAAGCGGCATACGGATATTCATTGGGATGCGACAGCATTCATCTGTCCCAACGCCTAACTACACTCGGCTACTTAGGCACTATATTGATTTTAGGGATTGGCACGGGGCAGACCTTATTGAGATGTCCGCATCAGCGATGTGACCTCCCCTCAGCCGCAGGATCGTCACAGCTTGACCTGATGCGGACATGCTCCTGGCGGCAGACGCCGATCTCGCCGGGACTGGACGATGACGGTTTGGCGCACAGAGTTCCCTCTGCGCCAAACACTGCGTGCGCTTGTACTGACCGTGTCACCGTCTGATATTGTATAGCTTGCTGAAGTCTCTCGAGATTGAAGTCGGAGCCAGGAGCGCGTCGCAACACATTTCATTACCATGCATGACATGTGAGACCGTGGCCTGCACTGCAACCTAGGCGTCAAGGAGCGGCCGCTCATGAAAGTCAAGGTCATCGGCCTGATGATCGCCTTCTGCATCGCCACATCGGCGGTCGCCGAGGTCGATACCCCATCGCACCTGTTTGGTCAGTTGTTCGTGGATGTGCAGATGCAGCGTGTCTTTCCCGACGGCAAGACCTTCGTCGACGCCCTGCCGAACGATGCACCGGCCGCTATCGTGCAACGCTATGAGGAGGAGCGCGGCAAGCCTGGCTTCGACCTAACTGTATTCGTTCACCGAAACTTCACTGTGCCGCCTCCCAAGGGCAGCGCCTATCGCAGCGATCCCAACGAGGATGTGTGCCGCCACATCGACAATCTGTGGCAGGTCCTCGAACGCGGGCCCGACAGCGCGACGCTCGGCCCTTACTCTTCGCTCCTGCCTTTGCCACGGCCGTACGTCGTCCCGGGGGGACGCTTCGACGAGGTCTACTATTGGGATTCCTATTTCACCATGCTGGGGCTTGATGAAAGCGGTCGTCATGATCTCGCGGTCAGCATGGTCGAGAACTTCGTGAGCCTCGTCAACCGGTACGGACATATTCCCAATGGCAACCGGAGCTACTTCCTGAGCCGTTCGCAGCCGCCATTCTTCGCATCCATGGTGGAACTCATCGTCGCCAGAAGCCGCGATCCTGCCACGACGTATGCCGCGTTCCTGCCGGCCTTGAACAAAGAGTATGCCTTCTGGATGGAAGGCGCCGACACGCTTGAGCCTGGGACGGCGCATCGCCGGGTCGTGCGGCTAGGCGAT
Proteins encoded in this region:
- a CDS encoding ABC transporter substrate-binding protein; its protein translation is MKRRDFIRCLGTLALTLGSSELRGQQSSRVFRVGTLSPGIPMTESVYGPALVRGLAQHGYVLGRNLIIETRAAEGQLERIPALIQGLIANRADVMVVQGYPPALAVKQIGTLPTVVLGGTGDPVATDLIESLARPGGNITGISDVSVQLSPKRLELLKELTPTLKQVAMLWNANDLGMTLRVRESEQAAKALNLSVQAFGVREPDDFAAAFAAMTHQRPDAILMVSDSLTLLNRRRVFEFSAAHRLPAIYEFESLVRDGGLMSYGPDQSGSAERGAALVDRILRGASPAELPFENPTRFTFAINLKTATSLGVTVPPALLVQADVLIE
- a CDS encoding IS5 family transposase, translating into MPFKANAARRHHIPKQRHRVTNWAEDDAALRRRGSLTVWFSEEAIAAWRAEPRTTRGGQAHYSALAIRTALTLRAVFRLALRQTEGLIGSILQLLGLDLAVPDHSTLSRRAETLDVPKPCPSSRGSVHLLVDSTGLRLCGPGEWLIEKHGTQRRRSWRKLHIGVDAETGEILASDLTNCDVDDGSQVEPLLNQITGPLASFIGDGAYDQADIYGAVAKQHPDADVIVPPRSTAVLSETAESAPTQRDRHLQCIAEHGRMGWQKRSGYTRRALVEAAISRLKRVIGNGLRSRTERRRRTEVAIAVYALNRMLELGRPRSVRIT
- a CDS encoding DUF2778 domain-containing protein, with product MASTLPDDRSFLEKLFGGQAASPPATALGYASLDSATGNIAPSAPLNPAPNLTENAATAVYDISARAVIMPNGERLEAHSGLGDKLDDPRHVHVSMRGATPPGTYDLTEREKPFHGVRALRMNPVGGSRAIHGRVGLLAHTYMLGPNGDSNGCVSFKDYDRFLQAYLKGEVKRLVVVLGRGQDGLPRIANADNGR